Part of the Vigna unguiculata cultivar IT97K-499-35 chromosome 3, ASM411807v1, whole genome shotgun sequence genome, TGTTTCTATAGTACTCATATCAGAAAGTCTAAGTCTATCTGCTTGGTTTACAGATAGATGGTGTGGAGTCACTCAATAATGTTTTGCTTATTGGAATGACTAACAGAAAGGACATGCTTGATGAAGCTCTCTTAAGGTCTTCATATCTTCTTCCCCTATTATGATCTTTGAATTTACTTCCCAAGGAAAATATAAATGTTGACAGTCAAAACGATATATCATAGTTGTGATCCAATCAACTGCCACTCTGATTGCTTATAGAATTTGAAGAGTTTACACACGAATATAGTTATAttagttatgatattaattagAAGAGGAATAATGTCCTAAATTAAGGGTAATCAGCAGCAGTAAACTTTGGGCCAGTATTAGCTAATATTGCTTTCTATACTTGTGATTAATACAATCACTTGATGCTAAGCTAACATTCCCCCTCAAGTTGAAGGATGTATGTCATATGTACTAAAGTCAAACTAATACCTTGTAAGATATTCAATAAGTATAACAGCTAACTAGTTGTTGGAGTTTACAAATTTAGTAATCAACTCGCCTTTTAAAAGAATAGTTTGACAAAATATAGTTGTCACGCATCAGTTTCATTACCGTAATGTTGCACAAAGTTGAGCTGTTAAAGCTATAGCTTTAACCCCAAGTTTACTGGTTTCTGCTTCCTTGTGTGATGATACTTTATATTTGTATTGACTAGCAGCTCTGTTTTATTTCTAGCTACTAtcattaataacaaataatactaCCTGCCTATTCATGTGCTCATTTGTAATGCTTAATCTTGACTCCTGTAATTGGTTTCTATGGTAGTTATCTGCATAAGTGGTTCTTATCTTTTAGTCATTTCTCATTTACTTGTGTCATGTAGACCAGGGAGATTGGAAGTCCAGGTTGAGATAAGCCTTCCTGATGAAAATGGTCGATTACAAATTCTTCAAATTCACACTAACAAAATGAAAGAGAATTCTTTTCTAGCTCCTGATGTGAACCTTCAAGAGCTTGGTATGTGTTCTGTGATGCCTAGTCTTGTCTTACACATGTATAAGTTTACTTTTTGGATGaaatgaaagtaataaaatgtGCTTATTGTGCTTGTTTGCATTagcacatattttatttattataggaTATTATTCATGATTTACAATAAATCCTTTTATTTGGTAGTTTTATCATATGAAACTTGAAGGGGAGTCTGGCAAATTGAAAAACTATTTCACGTCTGTTTTAGTTCCAAGCAGTTGGTTAAGTTATTTGTTTGGATTGGTTTTGAAGTCCAACTAAACATGGACAAGATGAACGCAGCACTAACACTGACCTACACATTATATTTGAGGATTGTGACAACAATGTGAGGTGTACATTTACTTTTTACATCTTTAGTCATGTGTCTAACATGAGGACGATCACTGTCTCAAAGTGTCTGTTCACAGAAATCAAAActagttttttcaaaatttgattttatactaatttttacCAAATGTCAAACttagtttgttaattttttttaaattgaaaaaagtaAGGCAGTTTATTTTTTCAAGCATAAAGTGAAAGAGTGTGAACTGACTAATCAGTTtctttgttaaaataatttttttagttaaataatcAGGAGACAagaattgattttataatattgaatcattattaatcttaaaaataCTCTAGAACCAATTCTCTTATATCTAATTAGCTATTTTGGTTTTTGGAGTATAACAAACATCTTCTCAAGAGGCAAAGAAATTTACAGAATAAAAATACATTCTTTTTTGGTTAATGGTTTCAGTTTGTAACATGATATGATTAATGATTGAAGTGTGCATAAGATATTGAGAAAGATATTTTTAGTAGTCCGTTATTTTCGTCATGCCAATGTAGAATTTGCAAATACTGATGgcaagattattttatttttaacaaaaattggaaaaataaaattatctaaatcCACATGGATTGAATTCTTTGGTGGGATGCTTACTCTGAGTCTACTTTTCTTGTCTTGTGCAGCCGCTCGAACAAAAAACTACAGTGGTGCAGAACTTGAAGGTGTTGTGAAAAGTGCCGTGTCATATGCTTTAAATAGACAATTAAGTCTAGAGGATCTCACTAAGCAAGTGGAGGAAGAGAACATTAAGGTTACAATGGAAGACTTTTTGAATGCACTCCAAGAAGTTATTCCGGCATTTGGTGCTTCAACTGATGATCTTGAAAGATGCAGGTACTACTTCTACTCACGAGGATGAAAAGTTTGTTGGGCATAAGTCaagcattttcattttatttactCTTAGgtcattatcattttataaatttacataaaatttatGCAGTCTGGTTGAATACTTCATGCTGCATCACATAAAGAGCAAGTGATATGCTATAATAGCCTACATCCTAGAATTTCAAAGGAACTCCTATTCTGACTAACTCTGTaggaataattatatataattctaattGCATGGTTACCGGAAGATCCTAGAATAGGCCTGTTAGAAGTGAGTTTCTTTAAGGctaactcaatctcacaaaaccgacttgtaagttgaggattgcacccacttatatattgtgaattggtcttctctagtcaatgtgggacttccaacacacccctcacgtcgaggtatattcatctcgtgtgtgggacaagaaattagtgggtggtccgTTAGAGACCCGATATTGGGTGGAATAGAATATCCAAGAAAGTTTGCTAGGATAGACTTtaacttggctctgataccattttAGAAGTGAGCTTTAAGCCTAATTGAACCTCACAAAACTGGCTTTGGTACCTATGACTAAAAAAGCCAAGATGCAATACCTCTGAATATCTAACACTCTTGTGCAAGAGTATACCAATCACATGCATCAAGCTTACACATATATCAATTTGAGGGTCCCTCATGCACTATGTGAAGATGCCAGTCAATTGATTATtggaattgataaaattaatgaTATCTTCTGATAAAATCTTCTCTTTGATGATGTGACTGTGACAATACCCCAATGTGCTTAGTCGTCTCTCAGAACACCAAATTTGAAGCAATATGTTAGGCATGACTTGATTGTTACAAATGAGCATCATTTGCATAGCCTCCCCAAACTTTGGTTCTTTGACTAATGACCAGTTGTTTAGACCCAAAAAAGGTCCATAAGTGGTTGAAGTCATAGCTTGATGCTCCACTTCTGTACAGGGCCGTGCAACAATgttctattaattattttcctgGAACCATCTTATTcccaataaaaatatattatccgaaggtggatcattattagccaGATAGCCAATCTAATATGcttttgaatatttcataaCCCAAGTTTACACTTTGTATTCGTAAATAGACCTTTTCCTAGAACtcctttgatatattttagaaaacGTATGAATGAATGCATCCTAGTCTTCTGCACAAGGAGAGTTATGAAATTGACTTATCTCACTGATTTTAAAGAAGATATCCGGTTGGGTGACAATGAGGCAATTTGGCTTCTCAACTAGTTGCTTGTGCTTCTCTATGTCTAGAAGTGGCTCCTCTAACCTGGTAGAAGTTTGGAAGTGTGAACAGGCTTAGCATTAATCAGTCTTGTTTCCTCTAAAATTGCATCTATCTTTAGGAGATGACAATATCCCTCTTTGACTGTGTAGCTTAAGTCCCCAGGAAATAACATAATCTTCCAAGATCTTTTGTTTGAAAGTGTTGACATAGGTGTTCCATTAATTTGTGATGCCATGGTGATCTACCTGTAACAAGTTATAGCATTGCTATAAACATAATATACCACGAAGTAGATACATCCCACAATGGAATGACACTAGAAGACTGAATGGTCAGCATTCTTAGTCATGATAAATTGTTGAACCATGGTACTGAATTTACCAAACCATGCCCTGGTGGAATGCTTGAGGCCATACATAAATTTGTAAAGATGACATACTATTAATAATCGTAGAGAATCACATGAGCAATAAAGCAAAGAGGTTGCTTTATATAACTACAGTGAGATCATATTATGtcataaatgtatatatatatatatatatatatattataacttgaTCATTTTTTTAGTTGATGTGAGATCTCTAATTGGTACTATAATGAATAACATCAATAGACAAAAACAACCTGAGAAAAGACATTTTTGCTAAAGGGGAAAAATGTCGATATAATCGACTCCAAATTCCTGTATATAACCTTTGGCTACTAAATGGACCTTTAGGGGGTCAATTGTTGTCATCGGTGGGCCTACATTAATAGTGAAAACCAGTCTACAGCCAACCAAGGGTCTTTTTCTAAAGGTCGGAACAAGGTCCAAGTACCACTGCTCTAGGGTGCACAAATGTCATCAGACATTGCTTGCTTCCAACTAAGGTGATTGAAAACTTCACCTATAATTCTAGGAATAGGCACAAAAGACAAAGCAAAAAGAACTATATGATGAGAAGGGTACAAACGATTATAAAAGTTTCATATAGGGTTGAAGGATTACAAGTTGAGCCGACACCATTTTGTAAaggatttagaaaattaatctCTGATGGAAGGGCAAAGAGGTCAAGAATTGGAGCTAAAGGTGAGTCAAAAGTGTTCTAACATTAAGTGGTGTTGCCAAAGCAGGACAAGAATGCAACCAATGGTGTTACACTTGTAAGGAATATATGAGAGGTGGATCAAACATCTTTGGTGGGGTTAGGGATGACAATGGGTGCTGCGGGCATGTTTAGTAGCTATTTGGTACCTAttccgttttaaaaaaatctgtCCATTACCCGTCtggtttttgtttgaaaaatacTTGTGGATGTAATGAAGTCTATCGTTATACAATAAAATACAGGAATAATTATAGATATCCTAATTATTTGATAACTGTAGTTGTGTGTATCCTAGAATAGAAATGccaaagatacaatatctaaCCGTAAGCAACAAGTACACCAGACACTAACATATTCTATAGTTGATTTGGGCACTAACACTCAGTTACATGGTTATATATAACATTCATTCTTTTGCCTCCATTAATATAGCAAAAAGACTATCTATCCTCTTACCCACCTGAAATAAATTGAAGCATCAAAAAGGCTATGTCCCTTGATAAATGTAAGTATTTGGGAGAACATATGAAAATAGCTATAGATATGAGCAAAAGTTGTTTTACAGTATCTTTGGATTGACATCATAAATGTACGTTCCTTTATTTTTCTGCATCAAATCCGCTAAAAAGGTAGAAGTGGCTCTAACACAGATGCGGATCTAATTTTAGGAATCCAACATACACTTAAACTTATTTCAATAAGCTCTCCAGGATAGCTAGTGAAATCAGTTTATAACTTTAAATGAAATCACTTTAATCCTATTTGCTCTTCGACCATGAATACAACTTGTATGTGAGTGATTACACGATAAGAACTTATTTAAGCACTTAATTTAGCCATATACGTAAATTAATGCAGATTTTGTGAGGTCCCTTTTGGATAATTATTcagaaatatttttctaaatctgCTGATTTATAATGTTTTACTTGTTTTCAAAAGTACTTATTTAGCTTTATGAAGAATGTGGCATAGTTGAAATCTAAGTGTATCGGAAGTATTGTGGAAACCAACAAATTTGCAGTGTTAttgttaacatatttttatgatatttgatTTATAGACTCCATGGCATGGTGGACTGTGGTGATCGACATAAACACATTTACCAAAGAGCAATGCTACTTGTGGAGCAAGTTAAAGTGAGTAAAGGAAGCCCACTTGTCACTTGTCTCCTGGAAGGATCCCGTGGCAGGTAagtaatattatcattattcatCTTAAGCTGATCTTTATTATACAACGTTTCTAACTTACTTGTTCTCACAGTGGTAAAACTGCACTAGCAGCTACTGTTGGTATTGACAGCGATTTCCCGTATGTCAAGATAGTAAGTTCATTTATCTTTAGATATTTCCCTCAAGAAATCGGCATTGTATTTTGACTATAATTATGGCCATCTATAATTCATCTTCTGTGATTGAGTAGGTTTCAGCTGAAACAATGATTGGTCTACAGGAGAGCACCAAATGTGCACAGATTATCAAGGTTTGTCATAACTAATACTTTTTGAGCCTTTTGAATCTACTGAGTTGATAGTGTATACAGTTTCTGTTGTCATTATCTTCCCTGCATAAACAACATTGATATAATAGTCTTTTCTGTATCTCCGTAGTTAGTTGCCTGTATCACGGAAATTCTATGGTCtaaagtttttttgttttataatatttccTACAGGTTTTTGAGGATGCATACAGGTCACCCTTGAGTGTCATAGTTCTTGATGACATTGAGAGGTAACATTGTGATTTTATTTGATCATCCTTTCCAGGAATTCTTCCTGAATGAATAAAATTGATTGTTTCCTTGTTCATTGATCCAGATTATTAGAGTATGTAGCCATTGGTCCTCGTTTTTCAAACTTGATTTCTCAGACACTATTGGTTCTGCTCAAACGGCTTCCTCCAAAGGTTTCTGTTCATCCTTTTCTTTCAGTTTCTTTCTGAAGCATATCTATTAGGAGGGTCAAAAGAAAAACTGACAGGACTAGATCTGGATTCAGTGGATGGTTGAAGATATACTGCCGTTCTACTTTACTTGCCACTGGGCTAACCAAAATCTATCAACTCATATCCAAAATGTCACATGACAagtttgataataatattttacaccTTGAAGCAATATAAAGATTGACAATCTCTTTCTTGTCAAATTTCTTTCTTGCTGCCGGAAGCTAGTAATTAAGTCAAACTGTTTGTGCTAGCTAAGGACTTGATTTTCAATCTTCAACACCTTGGGTATCTGGATGTTTtaatgtttgtaattttttttctgcaaTTGTGGCTAGATATATGTTTCGTTTAAATTCTGAGAGTTCACCTTCACATGGTCAATATGGCCAATGATAAGTTTGAAATGTTAGTAAttactaattaataattttgatgCTGCATAAATTTTACTGTAGCTAATGTTCATTCCTACTCATTGACAGGGGAAAAAACTCATGGTTGTTGGCACAACAAGTGAACTTGGTTTCTTGGACTCAATTGGATTTTGTGATACCTTCTCTGTTACTTACCACGTTCCTACCTTGAACACAAAGGATGCAAAGAAGGTAAACATATTTCTTCTTTACATAGTGGTGTATTATCTGGCTAATGGGCTAATTGAATGCTATTGACTTGTGTCTCGTGAACGTTTCCTTTTATTTTCCATGATCTTTTGTACTCTTGAATCTTAATATCAAATAAGTTGTTTCATCTGATGAAATTTAAGTAATTGTATCACTTGATACAGTTTAATTTGTGCCTCTTGTAAATTTTGCAGTTCAACTTGAATGTTAAgcttttccttttcatttttaaaaccaCAGGTCCTTGAACAGTTGAATGTGTTCTCTGAGGACGATATTGATTCTGCTGCAGAGGCATTGAATGATGTACGTATAATCACTCTTTTATGTGCTTCATTTGTTTAATTGTCATATATCAATTTTGCCTAATTTGTCTAAAACAAGGGAACGGAATCAGTTTTGTTTGGAAGGAACTTCCTTTTTAGAATAGCTGTTGCTCGCATTTCTGATAATATTTTCTCCTTTTATAAactaagttttatttattttatttttaactttgggCGTCTCTTTAAAATTGAAGATATTGAtggttattattaatttaatttatacaatatttttgtattggaaTTTATTCTGATTGTTGTTTTATGTTGAATTTCCATTATCAGATGCCTATCAGGAAGCTATACATGTTGATTGAAATGGCAGCGCAAGGGGAGCAAGGTGGATCTGCGGAGGCCATCTATTCTGGCAAAGAGAAGATTAATATCTCTCATTTCTATGATTGCCTCCAGGATGTTGTTAGATTATAAGTTGTTGTCTTAAGCACTTTCTCtccaatctcattttttttataattcattcCTACATGGCTtcttattgtttattttctcaGAGGTTTTTCCGATTAGTGTTGCTTGGTTGCCCTGGTGGTAATTTTGAGGCGGAGGAAGGGTTTCAGAGTCTTTCAATATTTAGGTTATAACTTGTTTGGAATTGAGTTGCACTCTAACTGTCATCATCCATTATTTGGGATTCACCATTATCTAAGTGTTATATTGAACTATCTCCTACTCCTTTCTTTGGACATaaggtaattattttttcagaaaTCAATTATCCGAGTAAGAACATTTTCAGCCACAAATAGAAGAACACCGATatgaacaattaaaaattacttaaatttattatttttattggatATAAAGTAGTAAACACATATCTTTTGCATATGTATATTCgcattttaatgattttaaacaatataatttaataatttttctaattttattatgactaatgaaataaaaactataaaaataatacaatttaatatatatatatatatatatatatatatatatatatactcacacgcacatttaaaattttataaaaacaatattaaaaaaatatgtggtaGTTATTGTTGaacaaaagttatttaattatttaaaataagaagaatcatttatttatatactttattaaataaataaatgattcttatttattagagtataaaattgtaaaattatatagtaacacaaaaaagttatcaaatgatatattttttaacataatggTATAGATGCATAAtatggttaaaaatattattcgaAAAATGTTGATTACCTCtagtgaaaaataattatccGTTTTTATCTAGGAGGGtagtgtaattttatttatgtcatatgataaatatgataaattcaATATGTTAATTGGTTTAAGGTAAGTATTAATAGTGCAATTAGGGGTTATCTTGGTCAAGTTGTTTGTAGTACTagtatttttacaaaagtttTGGGTGAATAtatcagtaattttttttttcagtttttttaggATGcagatttttatttatgttaagtTGAGGTGGTCATTAATACTTTGGAACATTTGTGACTTTTGGTGGCTTTGGAGAATAATTCTATTTTAGTTTGTGATGATAAGGGATAACAAGGAATTGATATAAGTATTGCCTTCTGCTCCCGTTATGCCTGAAAAATTTGCCTTGTTACTTCTCATGTTACTCGTCCTTTCCATCATCATGTCTCCATGAAAATATATCCGTAGTTATCCATAGATtctgaataaaatattaatataaatgaatGTGGTCTttctaaaaagtaaatttaaatgaattgcgtgaagatataattttaaaaacttaatcttgtacaagataaatttaatttcatagatctaaataaaaaa contains:
- the LOC114178901 gene encoding vesicle-fusing ATPase, which encodes MFGSSSSTPFKMRVTNTPSTDLALTNLAYCSPSDLRNFAVPGHKNLYLATVADSFVLSLAAHDNIGSDQIGLNSIQRRCAKVSSGDSVQLTRFVPPEDFNLALLTIDLEFVKKANKSEQIDAVLLAKQLRKRFLNQVMTVGQKVLFEYHGNNYSFTVSQAAVEGQQKSNSLERGMISEDTYIVFETSRDSGIKIVNQREGATSNIFKQKEFNLQSLGIGGLSAEFADIFRRAFASRVFPPHVTSKLGIKHVKGMLLYGPPGTGKTLMARQIGKILNGKEPKIVNGPEVLSKFVGETEKNVRDLFADAEQDQRTRGDESELHVIIFDEIDAICKSRGSTRDGTGVHDSIVNQLLTKIDGVESLNNVLLIGMTNRKDMLDEALLRPGRLEVQVEISLPDENGRLQILQIHTNKMKENSFLAPDVNLQELAARTKNYSGAELEGVVKSAVSYALNRQLSLEDLTKQVEEENIKVTMEDFLNALQEVIPAFGASTDDLERCRLHGMVDCGDRHKHIYQRAMLLVEQVKVSKGSPLVTCLLEGSRGSGKTALAATVGIDSDFPYVKIVSAETMIGLQESTKCAQIIKVFEDAYRSPLSVIVLDDIERLLEYVAIGPRFSNLISQTLLVLLKRLPPKGKKLMVVGTTSELGFLDSIGFCDTFSVTYHVPTLNTKDAKKVLEQLNVFSEDDIDSAAEALNDMPIRKLYMLIEMAAQGEQGGSAEAIYSGKEKINISHFYDCLQDVVRL